One Manihot esculenta cultivar AM560-2 chromosome 6, M.esculenta_v8, whole genome shotgun sequence DNA segment encodes these proteins:
- the LOC110617532 gene encoding copper methylamine oxidase isoform X2 encodes MASTTQKTTPPPSSCCASPSDSASVRLEAATAPSSVVPNAVQDWSDRRLEDQLGEKAAIASLIRPADSLPEPSTNATAKGIPVMLRAQTRHPLDPLSAAEISVAVATVRAAGATPEVRDGMRFIEVVLLEPDKHVVALADAYFFPPFQPSLLHRTKGGPVIPTKLPPRRARIVVYNKRSNETSKWIVELSEVHAVTRGGHHRGKVISSQVVPDVQPPMDAVEYAECEAVVKDFPPFREAMKKRGIEDMELVMVDAWCVGYHSEADAPSKRLAKPLIFCRTESDCPMENGYARPVEGIYVLVDMQNMKVIEFEDHKLVPLPPADPLRNYTPGETRGGVDRSDVKPLQIVQPEGPSFRINGYFVEWQKWNFRIGFNPREGLVIHSVAYVDGSGGRRPVAHRLSFVEMVVPYGDPNDPHYRKNAFDAGEDGLGKNAHSLKKGCDCLGYIKYFDAHFTNFTGGVETIENCVCLHEEDHGILWKHQDWRTGLAEVRRSRRLTVSFICTVANYEYGFFWHFYQDGKIEAEVKLTGILSLGAVQPGETRKYGTIIAPGLYAPVHQHFFVARMNMAVDCKPGEALNQVVEVDVKVEKPGENNVHNNAFYAEETLLRSELQAMRDCNPLTARHWIVRNTRTVNRMGQLAGYKLVPGSNCLPLAGPKAKVLRRAAFLKHNLWVTPYARHEMFPGGEFPNQNPRVGEGLATWVKQNRSVEETDIVLWYVFGIIHVPRLEDWPVMPVERIGFMLMPHGFFNCSPAVDVPPNACELDTKDTDIKDNGVAKPLQSGLLAKL; translated from the exons ATGGCCTCAACTACGCAAAAGACGACGCCTCCTCCTTCTTCGTGTTGCGCCTCTCCAAGTGACTCTGCTTCCGTTCGTCTCGAGGCTGCTACAGCTCCTTCTTCCGTGGTGCCGAATGCGGTGCAAGATTGGAGTGATCGCCGCCTCGAGGATCAGTTAGGCGAGAAGGCTGCCATCGCGTCCTTGATTCGCCCTGCCGATTCGCTTCCCGAACCTTCCACAAACGCCACTGCCAAAG GCATCCCAGTGATGTTGAGGGCTCAAACAAGGCATCCTTTGGATCCTTTATCTGCTGCTGAAATCTCTGTGGCAGTGGCAACTGTCAGGGCTGCTGGAGCCACTCCTGAG GTCAGAGATGGCATGCGGTTCATTGAAGTGGTTCTTTTGGAACCAGATAAACATGTTGTTGCGCTGGCAGATGCATATTTCTTCCCCCCTTTCCAACCATCATTGCTTCATAGAACAAAAGGTGGACCTGTAATTCCTACCAAGCTGCCTCCAAGGAGAGCTAGAATAGTTGTTTACAACAAAAGGTCAAATGAGACAAGTAAATGGATTGTGGAGCTATCGGAAGTACATGCAGTAACTCGAGGTGGACATCATAGGGGAAAAGTAATTTCATCACAAGTTGTTCCAGATGTACAGCCTCCCATG GATGCCGTTGAATACGCTGAATGTGAAGCTGTTGTAAAAGACTTCCCTCCATTTAGAGAGGCAATGAAGAAAAGAGGTATTGAAGATATGGAACTTGTGATGGTTGATGCATG GTGTGTTGGTTATCACAGTGAGGCTGATGCTCCAAGCAAAAGACTTGCTAAACCTCTTATATTCTGCAGAACTGAGAGTGACTGCCCAATGGAAAATGGTTATGCACGCCCAGTTGAGGGCATTTATGTGCTTGTTGACATGCAGAACATGAAAGTGATTGAGTTTGAAGATCATAAACTTGTGCCTTTACCTCCAGCTGATCCATTAAGGAATTATACTCCTGGTGAGACAAGGGGTGGTGTTGACCGAAGTGATGTGAAACCTTTACAAATTGTTCAGCCTGAAGGTCCAAGCTTTCGTATCAATGGCTACTTTGTTGAATGGCAAAAG TGGAATTTTCGTATTGGATTCAATCCCAGAGAGGGTTTGGTTATACATTCTGTTGCATATGTTGATGGTAGCGGGGGGCGGAGACCTGTTGCCCACAGGTTAAGCTTCGTAGAAATGGTTGTGCCTTATGGAGATCCAAATGATCCTCACTATCGGAAAAATGCTTTTGATGCTGGGGAAGATGGCCTTGGTAAAAATGCACATTCTCTTAAAAAG GGATGTGATTGTCTGGGTTATATCAAATACTTTGATGCCCACTTTACAAATTTCACAGGAGGTGTTGAaacaattgaaaattgtgtatGCTTGCATGAAGAGGATCATGGAATTCTATGGAAGCATCAAGACTGGAGAACTGGATTAGCAGAAGTACGAAGGTCCAGACGGCTCACGGTGTCTTTTATATGTACAGTTGCTAATTATGAGTATGGATTCTTCTGGCACTTCTATCAG GATGGCAAGATTGAGGCAGAAGTTAAACTTACAGGAATCCTCAGCTTAGGAGCAGTGCAACCAGGAGAAACTCGAAAATATGGCACAATCATTGCTCCAGGTCTATATGCACCAGTTCATCAGCATTTCTTTGTTGCTCGTATGAACATGGCTGTTGATTGCAAACCTGGTGAAGCTCTCAATCAG GTTGTTGAGGTGGATGTTAAGGTTGAGAAACCTGGGGAGAACAATGTCCACAATAATGCATTTTATGCTGAAGAGACTCTGCTTAGATCGGAATTGCAAGCAATGCGGGACTGTAATCCTCTAACAGCTCGCCATTGGATT GTGAGAAATACTAGAACTGTCAATAGGATGGGACAGTTAGCAGGGTACAAGCTGGTACCTGGTTCAAACTGTTTGCCATTAGCTGGTCCTAAGGCCAAGGTTTTGAGGAGAGCTGCTTTTTTGAAGCATAATCTTTGGGTTACACCTTATGCACGTCATGAGATGTTTCCTGGAGGAGAGTTTCCTAACCAAAATCCACGTGTTGGAGAAGGACTTGCTACATGGGTGAAGCAGAATCGGTCTGTGGAAGAAACTGATATAGTTCTTTG GTATGTTTTTGGAATCATTCATGTTCCTCGATTGGAAGACTGGCCAGTGATGCCCGTAGAGCGCATTGGTTTTATGCTTATG CCGCACGGGTTCTTCAACTGCTCTCCTGCTGTGGATGTCCCACCAAATGCATGTGAATTGGATACCAAAGACACTGATATCAAAGACAATGGCGTGGCCAAGCCTCTTCAAAGTGGGTTGCTTGCAAAGCTCTGA
- the LOC110617532 gene encoding copper methylamine oxidase isoform X1, which translates to MASTTQKTTPPPSSCCASPSDSASVRLEAATAPSSVVPNAVQDWSDRRLEDQLGEKAAIASLIRPADSLPEPSTNATAKAGIPVMLRAQTRHPLDPLSAAEISVAVATVRAAGATPEVRDGMRFIEVVLLEPDKHVVALADAYFFPPFQPSLLHRTKGGPVIPTKLPPRRARIVVYNKRSNETSKWIVELSEVHAVTRGGHHRGKVISSQVVPDVQPPMDAVEYAECEAVVKDFPPFREAMKKRGIEDMELVMVDAWCVGYHSEADAPSKRLAKPLIFCRTESDCPMENGYARPVEGIYVLVDMQNMKVIEFEDHKLVPLPPADPLRNYTPGETRGGVDRSDVKPLQIVQPEGPSFRINGYFVEWQKWNFRIGFNPREGLVIHSVAYVDGSGGRRPVAHRLSFVEMVVPYGDPNDPHYRKNAFDAGEDGLGKNAHSLKKGCDCLGYIKYFDAHFTNFTGGVETIENCVCLHEEDHGILWKHQDWRTGLAEVRRSRRLTVSFICTVANYEYGFFWHFYQDGKIEAEVKLTGILSLGAVQPGETRKYGTIIAPGLYAPVHQHFFVARMNMAVDCKPGEALNQVVEVDVKVEKPGENNVHNNAFYAEETLLRSELQAMRDCNPLTARHWIVRNTRTVNRMGQLAGYKLVPGSNCLPLAGPKAKVLRRAAFLKHNLWVTPYARHEMFPGGEFPNQNPRVGEGLATWVKQNRSVEETDIVLWYVFGIIHVPRLEDWPVMPVERIGFMLMPHGFFNCSPAVDVPPNACELDTKDTDIKDNGVAKPLQSGLLAKL; encoded by the exons ATGGCCTCAACTACGCAAAAGACGACGCCTCCTCCTTCTTCGTGTTGCGCCTCTCCAAGTGACTCTGCTTCCGTTCGTCTCGAGGCTGCTACAGCTCCTTCTTCCGTGGTGCCGAATGCGGTGCAAGATTGGAGTGATCGCCGCCTCGAGGATCAGTTAGGCGAGAAGGCTGCCATCGCGTCCTTGATTCGCCCTGCCGATTCGCTTCCCGAACCTTCCACAAACGCCACTGCCAAAG CGGGCATCCCAGTGATGTTGAGGGCTCAAACAAGGCATCCTTTGGATCCTTTATCTGCTGCTGAAATCTCTGTGGCAGTGGCAACTGTCAGGGCTGCTGGAGCCACTCCTGAG GTCAGAGATGGCATGCGGTTCATTGAAGTGGTTCTTTTGGAACCAGATAAACATGTTGTTGCGCTGGCAGATGCATATTTCTTCCCCCCTTTCCAACCATCATTGCTTCATAGAACAAAAGGTGGACCTGTAATTCCTACCAAGCTGCCTCCAAGGAGAGCTAGAATAGTTGTTTACAACAAAAGGTCAAATGAGACAAGTAAATGGATTGTGGAGCTATCGGAAGTACATGCAGTAACTCGAGGTGGACATCATAGGGGAAAAGTAATTTCATCACAAGTTGTTCCAGATGTACAGCCTCCCATG GATGCCGTTGAATACGCTGAATGTGAAGCTGTTGTAAAAGACTTCCCTCCATTTAGAGAGGCAATGAAGAAAAGAGGTATTGAAGATATGGAACTTGTGATGGTTGATGCATG GTGTGTTGGTTATCACAGTGAGGCTGATGCTCCAAGCAAAAGACTTGCTAAACCTCTTATATTCTGCAGAACTGAGAGTGACTGCCCAATGGAAAATGGTTATGCACGCCCAGTTGAGGGCATTTATGTGCTTGTTGACATGCAGAACATGAAAGTGATTGAGTTTGAAGATCATAAACTTGTGCCTTTACCTCCAGCTGATCCATTAAGGAATTATACTCCTGGTGAGACAAGGGGTGGTGTTGACCGAAGTGATGTGAAACCTTTACAAATTGTTCAGCCTGAAGGTCCAAGCTTTCGTATCAATGGCTACTTTGTTGAATGGCAAAAG TGGAATTTTCGTATTGGATTCAATCCCAGAGAGGGTTTGGTTATACATTCTGTTGCATATGTTGATGGTAGCGGGGGGCGGAGACCTGTTGCCCACAGGTTAAGCTTCGTAGAAATGGTTGTGCCTTATGGAGATCCAAATGATCCTCACTATCGGAAAAATGCTTTTGATGCTGGGGAAGATGGCCTTGGTAAAAATGCACATTCTCTTAAAAAG GGATGTGATTGTCTGGGTTATATCAAATACTTTGATGCCCACTTTACAAATTTCACAGGAGGTGTTGAaacaattgaaaattgtgtatGCTTGCATGAAGAGGATCATGGAATTCTATGGAAGCATCAAGACTGGAGAACTGGATTAGCAGAAGTACGAAGGTCCAGACGGCTCACGGTGTCTTTTATATGTACAGTTGCTAATTATGAGTATGGATTCTTCTGGCACTTCTATCAG GATGGCAAGATTGAGGCAGAAGTTAAACTTACAGGAATCCTCAGCTTAGGAGCAGTGCAACCAGGAGAAACTCGAAAATATGGCACAATCATTGCTCCAGGTCTATATGCACCAGTTCATCAGCATTTCTTTGTTGCTCGTATGAACATGGCTGTTGATTGCAAACCTGGTGAAGCTCTCAATCAG GTTGTTGAGGTGGATGTTAAGGTTGAGAAACCTGGGGAGAACAATGTCCACAATAATGCATTTTATGCTGAAGAGACTCTGCTTAGATCGGAATTGCAAGCAATGCGGGACTGTAATCCTCTAACAGCTCGCCATTGGATT GTGAGAAATACTAGAACTGTCAATAGGATGGGACAGTTAGCAGGGTACAAGCTGGTACCTGGTTCAAACTGTTTGCCATTAGCTGGTCCTAAGGCCAAGGTTTTGAGGAGAGCTGCTTTTTTGAAGCATAATCTTTGGGTTACACCTTATGCACGTCATGAGATGTTTCCTGGAGGAGAGTTTCCTAACCAAAATCCACGTGTTGGAGAAGGACTTGCTACATGGGTGAAGCAGAATCGGTCTGTGGAAGAAACTGATATAGTTCTTTG GTATGTTTTTGGAATCATTCATGTTCCTCGATTGGAAGACTGGCCAGTGATGCCCGTAGAGCGCATTGGTTTTATGCTTATG CCGCACGGGTTCTTCAACTGCTCTCCTGCTGTGGATGTCCCACCAAATGCATGTGAATTGGATACCAAAGACACTGATATCAAAGACAATGGCGTGGCCAAGCCTCTTCAAAGTGGGTTGCTTGCAAAGCTCTGA
- the LOC110617532 gene encoding copper methylamine oxidase isoform X4, producing the protein MASTTQKTTPPPSSCCASPSDSASVRLEAATAPSSVVPNAVQDWSDRRLEDQLGEKAAIASLIRPADSLPEPSTNATAKAGIPVMLRAQTRHPLDPLSAAEISVAVATVRAAGATPEVRDGMRFIEVVLLEPDKHVVALADAYFFPPFQPSLLHRTKGGPVIPTKLPPRRARIVVYNKRSNETSKWIVELSEVHAVTRGGHHRGKVISSQVVPDVQPPMDAVEYAECEAVVKDFPPFREAMKKRGIEDMELVMVDAWCVGYHSEADAPSKRLAKPLIFCRTESDCPMENGYARPVEGIYVLVDMQNMKVIEFEDHKLVPLPPADPLRNYTPGETRGGVDRSDVKPLQIVQPEGPSFRINGYFVEWQKWNFRIGFNPREGLVIHSVAYVDGSGGRRPVAHRLSFVEMVVPYGDPNDPHYRKNAFDAGEDGLGKNAHSLKKGCDCLGYIKYFDAHFTNFTGGVETIENCVCLHEEDHGILWKHQDWRTGLAEVRRSRRLTVSFICTVANYEYGFFWHFYQDGKIEAEVKLTGILSLGAVQPGETRKYGTIIAPGLYAPVHQHFFVARMNMAVDCKPGEALNQVVEVDVKVEKPGENNVHNNAFYAEETLLRSELQAMRDCNPLTARHWIVCFWNHSCSSIGRLASDARRAHWFYAYAARVLQLLSCCGCPTKCM; encoded by the exons ATGGCCTCAACTACGCAAAAGACGACGCCTCCTCCTTCTTCGTGTTGCGCCTCTCCAAGTGACTCTGCTTCCGTTCGTCTCGAGGCTGCTACAGCTCCTTCTTCCGTGGTGCCGAATGCGGTGCAAGATTGGAGTGATCGCCGCCTCGAGGATCAGTTAGGCGAGAAGGCTGCCATCGCGTCCTTGATTCGCCCTGCCGATTCGCTTCCCGAACCTTCCACAAACGCCACTGCCAAAG CGGGCATCCCAGTGATGTTGAGGGCTCAAACAAGGCATCCTTTGGATCCTTTATCTGCTGCTGAAATCTCTGTGGCAGTGGCAACTGTCAGGGCTGCTGGAGCCACTCCTGAG GTCAGAGATGGCATGCGGTTCATTGAAGTGGTTCTTTTGGAACCAGATAAACATGTTGTTGCGCTGGCAGATGCATATTTCTTCCCCCCTTTCCAACCATCATTGCTTCATAGAACAAAAGGTGGACCTGTAATTCCTACCAAGCTGCCTCCAAGGAGAGCTAGAATAGTTGTTTACAACAAAAGGTCAAATGAGACAAGTAAATGGATTGTGGAGCTATCGGAAGTACATGCAGTAACTCGAGGTGGACATCATAGGGGAAAAGTAATTTCATCACAAGTTGTTCCAGATGTACAGCCTCCCATG GATGCCGTTGAATACGCTGAATGTGAAGCTGTTGTAAAAGACTTCCCTCCATTTAGAGAGGCAATGAAGAAAAGAGGTATTGAAGATATGGAACTTGTGATGGTTGATGCATG GTGTGTTGGTTATCACAGTGAGGCTGATGCTCCAAGCAAAAGACTTGCTAAACCTCTTATATTCTGCAGAACTGAGAGTGACTGCCCAATGGAAAATGGTTATGCACGCCCAGTTGAGGGCATTTATGTGCTTGTTGACATGCAGAACATGAAAGTGATTGAGTTTGAAGATCATAAACTTGTGCCTTTACCTCCAGCTGATCCATTAAGGAATTATACTCCTGGTGAGACAAGGGGTGGTGTTGACCGAAGTGATGTGAAACCTTTACAAATTGTTCAGCCTGAAGGTCCAAGCTTTCGTATCAATGGCTACTTTGTTGAATGGCAAAAG TGGAATTTTCGTATTGGATTCAATCCCAGAGAGGGTTTGGTTATACATTCTGTTGCATATGTTGATGGTAGCGGGGGGCGGAGACCTGTTGCCCACAGGTTAAGCTTCGTAGAAATGGTTGTGCCTTATGGAGATCCAAATGATCCTCACTATCGGAAAAATGCTTTTGATGCTGGGGAAGATGGCCTTGGTAAAAATGCACATTCTCTTAAAAAG GGATGTGATTGTCTGGGTTATATCAAATACTTTGATGCCCACTTTACAAATTTCACAGGAGGTGTTGAaacaattgaaaattgtgtatGCTTGCATGAAGAGGATCATGGAATTCTATGGAAGCATCAAGACTGGAGAACTGGATTAGCAGAAGTACGAAGGTCCAGACGGCTCACGGTGTCTTTTATATGTACAGTTGCTAATTATGAGTATGGATTCTTCTGGCACTTCTATCAG GATGGCAAGATTGAGGCAGAAGTTAAACTTACAGGAATCCTCAGCTTAGGAGCAGTGCAACCAGGAGAAACTCGAAAATATGGCACAATCATTGCTCCAGGTCTATATGCACCAGTTCATCAGCATTTCTTTGTTGCTCGTATGAACATGGCTGTTGATTGCAAACCTGGTGAAGCTCTCAATCAG GTTGTTGAGGTGGATGTTAAGGTTGAGAAACCTGGGGAGAACAATGTCCACAATAATGCATTTTATGCTGAAGAGACTCTGCTTAGATCGGAATTGCAAGCAATGCGGGACTGTAATCCTCTAACAGCTCGCCATTGGATT GTATGTTTTTGGAATCATTCATGTTCCTCGATTGGAAGACTGGCCAGTGATGCCCGTAGAGCGCATTGGTTTTATGCTTATG CCGCACGGGTTCTTCAACTGCTCTCCTGCTGTGGATGTCCCACCAAATGCATGTGA
- the LOC110617532 gene encoding copper methylamine oxidase isoform X3, which produces MASTTQKTTPPPSSCCASPSDSASVRLEAATAPSSVVPNAVQDWSDRRLEDQLGEKAAIASLIRPADSLPEPSTNATAKAGIPVMLRAQTRHPLDPLSAAEISVAVATVRAAGATPEVRDGMRFIEVVLLEPDKHVVALADAYFFPPFQPSLLHRTKGGPVIPTKLPPRRARIVVYNKRSNETSKWIVELSEVHAVTRGGHHRGKVISSQVVPDVQPPMDAVEYAECEAVVKDFPPFREAMKKRGIEDMELVMVDAWCVGYHSEADAPSKRLAKPLIFCRTESDCPMENGYARPVEGIYVLVDMQNMKVIEFEDHKLVPLPPADPLRNYTPGETRGGVDRSDVKPLQIVQPEGPSFRINGYFVEWQKWNFRIGFNPREGLVIHSVAYVDGSGGRRPVAHRLSFVEMVVPYGDPNDPHYRKNAFDAGEDGLGKNAHSLKKGCDCLGYIKYFDAHFTNFTGGVETIENCVCLHEEDHGILWKHQDWRTGLAEVRRSRRLTVSFICTVANYEYGFFWHFYQDGKIEAEVKLTGILSLGAVQPGETRKYGTIIAPGLYAPVHQHFFVARMNMAVDCKPGEALNQVVEVDVKVEKPGENNVHNNAFYAEETLLRSELQAMRDCNPLTARHWIVRNTRTVNRMGQLAGYKLVPGSNCLPLAGPKAKVLRRAAFLKHNLWVTPYARHEMFPGGEFPNQNPRVGEGLATWVKQNRSVEETDIVLWYVFGIIHVPRLEDWPVMPVERIGFMLMTF; this is translated from the exons ATGGCCTCAACTACGCAAAAGACGACGCCTCCTCCTTCTTCGTGTTGCGCCTCTCCAAGTGACTCTGCTTCCGTTCGTCTCGAGGCTGCTACAGCTCCTTCTTCCGTGGTGCCGAATGCGGTGCAAGATTGGAGTGATCGCCGCCTCGAGGATCAGTTAGGCGAGAAGGCTGCCATCGCGTCCTTGATTCGCCCTGCCGATTCGCTTCCCGAACCTTCCACAAACGCCACTGCCAAAG CGGGCATCCCAGTGATGTTGAGGGCTCAAACAAGGCATCCTTTGGATCCTTTATCTGCTGCTGAAATCTCTGTGGCAGTGGCAACTGTCAGGGCTGCTGGAGCCACTCCTGAG GTCAGAGATGGCATGCGGTTCATTGAAGTGGTTCTTTTGGAACCAGATAAACATGTTGTTGCGCTGGCAGATGCATATTTCTTCCCCCCTTTCCAACCATCATTGCTTCATAGAACAAAAGGTGGACCTGTAATTCCTACCAAGCTGCCTCCAAGGAGAGCTAGAATAGTTGTTTACAACAAAAGGTCAAATGAGACAAGTAAATGGATTGTGGAGCTATCGGAAGTACATGCAGTAACTCGAGGTGGACATCATAGGGGAAAAGTAATTTCATCACAAGTTGTTCCAGATGTACAGCCTCCCATG GATGCCGTTGAATACGCTGAATGTGAAGCTGTTGTAAAAGACTTCCCTCCATTTAGAGAGGCAATGAAGAAAAGAGGTATTGAAGATATGGAACTTGTGATGGTTGATGCATG GTGTGTTGGTTATCACAGTGAGGCTGATGCTCCAAGCAAAAGACTTGCTAAACCTCTTATATTCTGCAGAACTGAGAGTGACTGCCCAATGGAAAATGGTTATGCACGCCCAGTTGAGGGCATTTATGTGCTTGTTGACATGCAGAACATGAAAGTGATTGAGTTTGAAGATCATAAACTTGTGCCTTTACCTCCAGCTGATCCATTAAGGAATTATACTCCTGGTGAGACAAGGGGTGGTGTTGACCGAAGTGATGTGAAACCTTTACAAATTGTTCAGCCTGAAGGTCCAAGCTTTCGTATCAATGGCTACTTTGTTGAATGGCAAAAG TGGAATTTTCGTATTGGATTCAATCCCAGAGAGGGTTTGGTTATACATTCTGTTGCATATGTTGATGGTAGCGGGGGGCGGAGACCTGTTGCCCACAGGTTAAGCTTCGTAGAAATGGTTGTGCCTTATGGAGATCCAAATGATCCTCACTATCGGAAAAATGCTTTTGATGCTGGGGAAGATGGCCTTGGTAAAAATGCACATTCTCTTAAAAAG GGATGTGATTGTCTGGGTTATATCAAATACTTTGATGCCCACTTTACAAATTTCACAGGAGGTGTTGAaacaattgaaaattgtgtatGCTTGCATGAAGAGGATCATGGAATTCTATGGAAGCATCAAGACTGGAGAACTGGATTAGCAGAAGTACGAAGGTCCAGACGGCTCACGGTGTCTTTTATATGTACAGTTGCTAATTATGAGTATGGATTCTTCTGGCACTTCTATCAG GATGGCAAGATTGAGGCAGAAGTTAAACTTACAGGAATCCTCAGCTTAGGAGCAGTGCAACCAGGAGAAACTCGAAAATATGGCACAATCATTGCTCCAGGTCTATATGCACCAGTTCATCAGCATTTCTTTGTTGCTCGTATGAACATGGCTGTTGATTGCAAACCTGGTGAAGCTCTCAATCAG GTTGTTGAGGTGGATGTTAAGGTTGAGAAACCTGGGGAGAACAATGTCCACAATAATGCATTTTATGCTGAAGAGACTCTGCTTAGATCGGAATTGCAAGCAATGCGGGACTGTAATCCTCTAACAGCTCGCCATTGGATT GTGAGAAATACTAGAACTGTCAATAGGATGGGACAGTTAGCAGGGTACAAGCTGGTACCTGGTTCAAACTGTTTGCCATTAGCTGGTCCTAAGGCCAAGGTTTTGAGGAGAGCTGCTTTTTTGAAGCATAATCTTTGGGTTACACCTTATGCACGTCATGAGATGTTTCCTGGAGGAGAGTTTCCTAACCAAAATCCACGTGTTGGAGAAGGACTTGCTACATGGGTGAAGCAGAATCGGTCTGTGGAAGAAACTGATATAGTTCTTTG GTATGTTTTTGGAATCATTCATGTTCCTCGATTGGAAGACTGGCCAGTGATGCCCGTAGAGCGCATTGGTTTTATGCTTATG ACTTTCTAG